TCGACCCGCGCAGCGAAGCCGCCGAGCTACTCGCACTGGATAGAGGCGGACCAAGCTTTGACGAATTCCTCCGCCGACAGAACGCCAGTCCGATCGGCACAATCACCATAGAGATCGTCTTCACCGGCCGGCTGCAACGTCCCACCCGGATTCTCGATGTCCGCATGGCGCGTCTAAAGACAACCCCAAACCTTGCCGGCACCGAACTGCGGACCTCCTGCGGCGGCGACCCGCCGACTCGCGCGGTGGAACTCGACCTCGATACGCCGCCGAGGGTGTTGATGCGCGGCAAGACCCCGTACTTCGACAGGCACGACCTGGACGTCACGGTAGAGGAGCGCGAGACGCTGCGGATCTCTGTGTCGGCTCGGCTGCACGGCTACCGATGGGTCTTTGCTATTGATCACATCGACGGCTCTGGGGCCCACGTCACCAGCTATCTTGACAGCCAAGGACGCCTCTACGATGACATCGCCCACATCCCAGGCGAAGCGGAGTTCTCCTTGACCGGCGCGGCGAAAGCCTACGGAGCGCGATACCAGGAATCCGGCGGACGCTTCTACCAGGAAGCTAGTTGACCTGCGGTGCCGGCGGTAGGCTTCCCCCGCGCGCTGATTGGCTCTGGTATCGGTTGATTTCTTGGCGCGAGCTCATGCTTCGACCAAAAGCCAAGCACTTGCAACCTTGAACGTTGTAGGTCTTCCCGACGTTCTGGTCGGAGGGTCGATTCCAGAGAGTTCCGTCGTCAGAAGCCGGAGTCGAACCCGGGGTTCGTTAGGAGTCGTCATCAGACTCAATGAACTCGAGGCCTCCGGTGGCGAGGGGATGCTCGGCAGTGCTGGAGATCGCCTGGAAGGCGGTCCGGTTGGTACCGCTGACCAGGAGTCCGTGGCCCCGTGGCGCCGCGAGCAGCAACCGTCGCTCACCGGCGGTGAGGTTGAAGGCGTCGCCGACGGCGTTGATGGCCTGGGGTGCTTGGCGGAGCAGGATTTGCGTGGCGGCGTTGGCGACGGCGGCCTGGCCCAAATCGGTGCCGAGCAGGTCGGCCGCGTCCTGGGTGACCACCGTCAGCCCGGTGTGCCGTTTACGGCCCGCCTTGGACAGCCGAAAGAGGAACTTCGCGCCCTCGCCGTCGCGCATGAGCAGCCACGCCTCGTCGACCACGACGATGCGTCGCGGCGGCGGGCCGCCGGCCGGTGGCGCGTCGACCTGCCGCCAGATCGAGTCGAGGGCGAGCAGGGTGCCGACGGTGCGCAACTCGTCCGGGAGCTGCCGCAGCGACCACACGACCAGGTGACCATCCGGCCGGGTGGTGGTCGGCCCGTCGAACAGATCCTTGAACGATCCGTCGACCCACGGTGAGAGCCGGGCGGCGAGCTGCGCGGCGGCCGGATCGGTGTCCGCAGCCAGGGTCGCGGCCAGGTCCCGCAGCAGCGGAGCGGGTCGGCGGCGGGTGCGCGGGTCGGCGGTGATCCCTGCCTGCCGGTAGACGGCGAGGATGGCGCGGTCCAGCGCTGCCCGCTCGGCCGGCGGCGGCAGGTGGCCGACCAGTACGGAGATGAGGGTGTGCAGGAACAATCCGCGGCGCGTGAGCACGTCGGGACGGGTGTCACCGGCGGGCAGCTCAAGCGGGTTGACCCGGACACCTGCCGCGCCGAGCCGCACGACCGTCCCGCCGACCGCGTCGGCCAGCCGCAGGTACTCGTCCTCCGGATCGATGATCGACACCTCGACGCCGGTGTAGAGGTGCCGCAGCGTCTCCAGCTTCACGAAATAGCTTTTTCCGGCACCGCTGCGCGCGAGAACGACGCTGTTGTAGTTGTCCTGGGCGAAGCGGTCCCACCAGACCACACCGTTGCCGGCCGGGTTCGTCCCATACAGCACGCCGCCGGTCGCCGCCGGCTCGCCCGGCAACGGCGCCGGCAGGTCGGGTGAGGCGAGAGGGAACGCGGCGGCCAAAGCGGCGGTGTCCATGGTCCGCGGCATCCGCAGCCCATCGCTGGCGAGGGGCAGGGTGGTGGTCCAGCCGGCGAGCTGACGCCACGTCGCCGGCTGCACCTCGAGCAGGGTGGAGGCCGCGGCGGCCTTGACCCGGGCGCACGCCTGCAGCAGTTCCTCCTCAGACCGGGCGTGCACCGTGACGTACAACCCGACGCGGAAGAGCTTGGCGGCGCCGCGGGCGAGCCGGTCGGCCAGGTCGGTGGCGTCCTGCGCGGCGGCTTCGGTGTAGGGGTCGACCAGCTTGCCCCGTTCGGCGTCGGCCCGCCGAGACGACTCCAGCCGGGCCCGCTGCCTGCGCAGCCGGGCGGCGGCGACCGGTGCGGGCAGCGGCTCGATGTGCAGGGTGACGTCGACCCGGCCGGGGTAGGACAGCAGCGGCTCCAGCCACGCCGGGCCGACCTCGGCCGGGTACCCGGTGACCACGAGGGTGGCGGTGTACCCGTCGCCGACCCGCAGCCAGCGCGGGGTCACCTCGACCGAGGCCGGAGCGACCGCGCTGGCCAGCCCGGCCGCCGCGCCGCCGGAGGGCGCAGTCCCGTTCGGGTGAGCACGTGAGCGTCGAATGCCCATCGCAGCGTTTCTCCTCTCAGGGCTTCCTGCTGTTGGCGGTGAGGGTGATGACCGCGTCCGGGGCGGCCAGGCCACCGGGGCGTGGGGGCCGGTAGGGGTCGGCGGCGGCGACGAGCGCCGCCGTGGCGGCCGCCCCGTCGAGCGCGCGGGCGGTCACGCCGAGGCCGGACAATGCCCGGACGCTGTCGTCGGCCCGCCGCCGCGCCACATGGCTGCCCTGTTCACCGGGCGCGGTGCGGGTGATCACGAGGACCTGGCGGCGCAGCGGATCCCGGTGCTCCGCCAGGTCGGCCAGGAATACCGCGTGGTCCGCGCACGCCGCCTCCAACGCGGGGTGCGGCAGGGTTCGGGCGGCGTCGGCGACCGCGCGGGCGTGGGAGGCGAGGTCGACCGGCTGGGCGGACACGAGAACCTGCGTGGGCGCCGACAAGCTGTTGAGCCAGCGGCCAAATCCTTCGATCAGGGCAGCCTGCTCGCTGGCGGTGCGCAGCGTCAGGTTGATGTTCGTGGCCGCGACGATCGCCGCCCGGTCACCGCCTACGGTGATCTCACCGTCGTCGCCGATCGCGTCGGCGGGCAGCCGCAGGGGAGCCGGCAGCGGAATCCGTCCCTTCGGCCGCTGCACCCACTCGGGCACTCCGACGGCGGATTCCCCTGCCGACGACAGCCCCTTGGGGCTGCGGGAGTGGCGGACCGCGTGCAGCAGCCACACGTCCATCGGCAGCCCGTCACGGCGTCCGACCACCAGCCCGAAAACGACACCGCCGAAGACCACGCCGGCGAAGACGATGACCTGCGCCGGGACCACGGGGCGTAGGCCGTTCCAGGCGCCGTAGAACAGCATTCCGGCGACCGCGAGGATGGCGAGCTGCCGCCAGGTCAGCCCGTAGGCGACCTTGTCCGGAGCGTCGACGTCGGCGGGCATCCGTGTCCGGTCGACCACGTCGACAGAATCGTTGTCGGTCATTTCATGACCCTCCTGAGGGTGTTGAGGCCGGGAACGCTGCGGGTGAGCTGCTGGACGACGACAACCCGCACGACAGCGCCGAGGGCGTTACTCCCGGCGCGTCCGCCCTGACCGACCCATCGGCCGACCAGGCTGGGGATCTTCACGGTCGTCCAGAGCAGGACGATCACGATGAACAGGTTCAACACGCCGCCTGGCTCGACCGGCAGGCCCAGCACGGGCAGTAGGTGCGCCGAGTCGAGCAGCATCCACTGGCCGGCCGTCAGGGTGAACGCCTGGGCGGTCGGGATCAGGAGGCAGCCGCCGTAGGCGCGCCACCACATCCGCGCGACGCCCTCCAGGGCGGGGACGGCGTGGCAGGCCAGGGGCAGCGGTGCGATCGCGGTCATCACCAGCAGGGCGACGAACCGGCCGATGAGCTGGAACGCCGTCATCACGATTAGCACCGTGATGGCCAGTACGAGGATGAGGAACAGCAGCGGAGCCGTCGGGTCTCGCCCGATCTCGATGTGGTTGCGCACGGCCCCGAAGGCACTGTCCCCGTTGTAGTTGCCCTCGCTGATCGCCCCGGTCAGGGCGTTGGCGAGCGTGATGAGCTCGCCGCAGAACAGCTGGGAGAAGTGCGCGGCGACGAAGCCGACGACCAGCCGCGGCGCGAGGTCCTTGACGGTGTACCGGGAACGCTCGTCACCGCCGGAAACCATGATCATGACTCCGGCGGCGACGAACACCAGGACGAACGCGGTGTCGACGATCCAGATCGACCGGCCGGTCAGAGCCTGTACCTGGGGCAGCGCCGTGACCTGGGGGGTTGTGAGGAGGACATCGGTGATCAGACCGAAGACCGCGTTGAGGCAGGCCAGGACCGCCTCGATCAGCCATTCGAGGACCTGGTCGAGAATCCCGCCCATCCAGTTCATGGCGCTCAGCCCCCCACGATGCCCTGCACGAACTGCAGCAGGACCGGGGCGAGGACGGCTAGGCCGTAGCCGACCAACGCGTTACGCAGGGCGCTCTTGGCCTTGTCGACCTGGCCCGGGTCACCGCCCGCCGTGGCCCAGTAGACCCCCGCGAGAACCAGGAACAGGGTGGCGATCCCGGCCAGCAGCAGCATGATCTGGGTCTGCAGGTTGGCGATGACGACCGGCAGGGTGTTCGCCGCCAGGTAGGCGACGTCACCCGGAGCGGCCTGGGCGGCACTCGGCGCGGCGAGGACCAAGACGGCGGCGCCCACTGCCGCGCCGACGCGGCGGATCACGGGGAGACGGACAATCTTGTTGGTGCGGATGCGGAGCATGGGTGGTCACCTCCCGCCCCGCCGCCGGCCACCGAACGGCGCCGGGCGGGGCGATTGCCAGCAACGGTCGAAGGAACGCCGCCGAGCGCGAGGCCGGCTGCCGCACCCGCCCCGGGAGGAGCTCGTCCTCCCTTACTGGGTGATTGCGGTAATCGATGAGGTGTCAGCGCATGCGATGGCGCGGCACCCGGAGCGACACGGCAGGCATCGCCCCGCGCTCGACGGCGGACGGGACCCGGACCAGCGCTCGTTGGCTGCGCTCGTCTTGTCCCGCACCTACCAATCGGCGTTTGTCAGCCGTGGCGAACACCTGCCGGTCTGACAGCGGTCTGACAGGACGTTCCGGGGTCCTCGCAGGCGAGGCCTATCGGTTGGGCGCGCTGGAATCGTCCCACCTGGCGCATAGAGCCGAGCGTGGAAAGACCAGAACGGTTGTGGGCCTGGGCGCATCATCGGCGCCAGGCCCACAACCGTCAGAGAGAAGAAGAAGTCAGGCCGCTACCGCGATCCCACGAGTCCCGGCCGCGCCGCGCGTGCTGGCTCTGCCGGCGCGGATGCTGGTCCGACGCTTGGCCTGCGTCACCGTCCGCTCGATGGCATCGGTCGAAGCGATCTCGGTGAGGCTGCCCTCGGAAATGGCCCGCGCGAGTCGAACATCGGCACGTGCCAGCCGCATCCGCAGCGCGTCCACGGTGATGCCGAGCCGGGCAGCGATCGGCTCGGGCGCCCGCCGGCCCAGCCGGACCTCGATCCACGGCTGCACGTCCGCCCGGTCGATGATCCGCAGGGTGCCGGCGCGCCGGACCAACAGGTCCGGGTGGCCGTAGGGAACCTTCGGAGCCCGGGGCCCGGCCGCCGCATGCTCGATGTCCTCGACCGGCACCGCCTGCTCGTCGGCCAGCCGCACCCGCCGCCCGGCCCGAAAGGCGGCCATGGTCAGCGACGCGTACAGCGCCGGCCGGGTCAGGTCGAGGTGATCGCGCAGCGCCTCCAGGAAACCGGTCAGCACCTCGTTGCCGATGTCGGCAGGGTCGCCCCGGTAGCCGGCGGACAGTTGCCCGGCGATACGCACGAGCGCGGGCATCGCCATCCCGACCGCGGCGATCGTCCACTCCTTGCCCCGCAACCGGGCCCGCAGGACCAGCTCCCGCCATACAGCGTCACGACCCAGGTATTCGCCTGGGTGCTTGAGCAGCCAGTCCCGCAGCACCGACAGGGGCACGACACCGGACGGCAGGACCATGTCCTTGCCGATGTCACGCGGCAGGCTGTCACAGTCGAGGGCCAACGGAGCCGGCTCGCGCGTCAGCGCCACGAACGCCACGTCAGCGGCGAGCAGATGAGAGGTCGGCCAGTCCGGGGTGTCGGACACGGACATGTCAGAACTCCAATGACAGAAGGGATACGAGAGCGGGCGATGCCGCCGACGGACATCGGCGGATCCCGTGCCAGCAGTACGACACCGGTGTCTGACACGGTCATGACAAACGCGGAACCAGCCCTCGCCGCCAGGCTCACCGTGATCTGACACGTACTCCGGGCACAGCCCTCGAACGGCCTGTGAGCTTTGCCCGTGCTCCCCTCGTAGACCGCCCCTGAGCTGCCCTGTCAGTTCGGCGGTCGGCAGTGACAGCCGGGTAGAGCAAGCGCTATCGCGATCATTCAAGGACCGCAGCAGTCGATCCCAGGACCCGACCGAGTGCCAGGCCAGGCACCTCCAACTCGCTGACAGAATCCGCCTGCCCACCCCCGGCGCGTCCGGCCAGGGATGTCAACTGCACCAATCGATGACATGGACAAGCCGGCATCGCCATGCCACCGCTGGACGCCGATGCCGGACGCTCGCCGGACACGTCGATGTCGGTGGCGAGAGTGGACGTCAGGGCTGCTGCCCGCGTGTCCATGTCAGCGATCTCCGCAGATGTCCGGTGCGAGTGTCCGAGTGGCGACCACTGATGTGACAAGAGCGAGAGCCGTCTGTCGGGCGGGAGCAGTCATCGCGGAGCGGGGTCGTCCGCCGGGAGCCGTGACAGATGCGGAGAGTGTCTGACAGGCGGGGCTGACCCTCGATGCCGGCCAAGCGGCGCGCCGTGCCCCGCCTGACAGGGAGGTGCCGACAGGTGCGGGCCGCGTCCGTCACCGTATGCGAGGCGCACCCACATGGATGAGGTGGCATCGAGCAAATCGGGCGAAACGTGGGCTGTCAGACCGGTTCAGGTCGCTGTCAGATCGCCAGGTGTTCGCCACGGCTGACAAACGCCGATTGGTAGACGTCAGCGCATCACGGCGCGGCGCGGAGCCGACACCACATGAACGAGCACTCCACGCCGCAGCCCGCCCACCAGGGCGGCACCCCCCACATCCCTTCGATGGATCTGGTCGCCGGCGAACCGCCGGTACCGATCACCGTCTGGCGCACCGCCCGCAGCGGCGACGACCAGAGCACGAGCATCTCCCACCGGCTGGCGTACCGACTCGTCGCCGCGTACAGCCGGTCCGGCGAGGCGGTCGTCGACCTCACCGACACCCACGTCCTGGACACCGCCTGCCTGCGCGGCAGGCGCCGCCACCACCCGGCCTGGTTCACCGGAGCCTCGGCGCCGTTCGTCGGGCCGCAGACGCCACAGCACCTGAGCGAGCCCGACGACGGCCCGGACTCCGACGGCCCGGACTCCGACGGCCCGGACTCCGACGGCCCGGACTCCGACGGCCCGGACTCCGACGGTCCGGACGTGCGGGCGTGGTTCGGCGACGACCTCACCGACCCCGACCCGGACTGGGTGGCGGGTGACGAACCGTCCGGCGTTCCGGGCGATGGTGATGACCTGCAGGGGCGGACCAGTCTCGTGGTGGCCACTTGGCCGCTGGACGCCAGCAGCGACGCGGCCAACCATGCCCGCCTGGCGTGGCTGCTCGCCGCCTGCGGCCGACTGCTGCGCCCCGGCGGGTGCCTGGTCCTCGTCGTCGGGGTCCCGGCCGGCGCGGTCGCGACCCCGGAGGACTTCACCCCCGTGGTCGACGCCGCCGCAGGTTCCGGACTCGGCTACCTGCAGCACATCGTCGCGGTCGCCGCCGACACCGACGGCGACCGGTTCACCTACCACGCCACCGACGAGGAGCTGCTCTCCCTGGCCCGTACCACCAGCGCCGAGCAGTTCGTGCTCCACGTCAAGGTCCACGCCGACCTGCTCGTCTTCACAAGCAGGCAGGGCGGTGACCGGCGTGCCTGAACCCTCGACCAACAACACCACCGCAACGCCGGGTCTCAACGAGACGACTGCGGCCTGGCCGCAGGACCTGTCGGTCTGGGCGACCGCCCAGTCGACCGGTCCGGTCCAGCGCCGCGGCCGGTACGTGCCCCAGTCGGTCAAGCATCCGGCCCGGATGCTGCCGGCGATCGCCGCCCACGCGGTTCGCTCCTACACCCAGCCCGGCGACCTGGTGTTCGACCCGATGTGCGGGATCGGCACCACCATCGTGGAGGCCATCCACGCCGGCCGCGACGCCATCGGCGTGGAGTACGAGTCCCGCTGGTCCGACATCGCCGATGCCAACATCGCCCACGCGCACCGGCACGGTGCCACTGGCCGTGGGTCGGTGATCCGCGGGGACGCCACTCGCCTCACCGCCCTTCTGCCGGCGGCCCTGCAGGGGCAGGTGTCCCTGGTGGTGACCTCACCGCCGTACGGGCCGACCGTTCACGGCCTCGTCCGGCCCGGGGCCGACGGGGTCGCCAAGTTCGACAACCGCTACGGCGAGGACAAGGGCAACCTCGCCTACCGCTCCTCCCTGGCCGGGCTGGTCGACGGGTTCACCGACATCCTGCGCGGCTGCCACGCCCTGCTGCGCCCCGGCGGAGTGGTCGTCGTGACCGCCCGCCCGTGGCGCAAACGGGGCGAGCTGGTTGACCTGCCCTCGGCTGTCCTCGCGGCCGGCACCGCCGCCGGCTTCACACCGCTCGAGCGGTGCGTCGCCCTGCTCGCCGCCGTCCGCGACGGGCAGCTCGTCGCCCGTCCGTCGTTCTTCCAACTCCAACAGGTCCGCAAGGCCAGGGCCGGCGGCGTACCGATGCACCTCATCGCACACGAGGACGTCCTGGTCCTCGGCAAGCCCCAGCCGCCGGAGCCGAGAACCGAGGTGGTGGCGTGATCGCACCCACACACCGCTATCTCCCCCTCGGCACCGGGGTGGACGCGCCGGCCTGCGGGCCGAGAACCTGCCCGCACGACGCGCCGGCCGCAGTCGACGCCGGGCACAAGGGGGTGGCGTGAGCGTTGCGCACACCACCGGCCCACGGATTGGATCCCTCTGCAGCGGCTACGGAGGACTCGACCTGGCCGTCGAGCTGGTGCTCGGCGGCCACCTCGCCTGGTACGCCGAGACCGACCGGCACGCCACCACCGTCCTCGCCTACCACTGGCCCCACATTCCCAACCTCGGCGACATCCGCGCCGTCGACTGGACCCAGGCCGAACCGATCGACATCCTCACCGCGGGTTTCCCCTGCCAGGACATCAGCAACGCCGGAAAACGCGCAGGCATCACCGGGGAACACTCCAGCCTCTGGACACACGTCGCCAGAGCCGTTCGCGACCTTCGATCGTCGCTCGTGTTCGTGATGACTGCCGACGTCTACACGTCTGTGTTGCAGGACATGAAGACGACAACCGCCGAGGCTACGACCAAGATCATCCCTCGCCGGAACCGTCCGAAGGCGGCGTAGCCCCGTTCGACGGTGCCGTCGCTGGCCGGTGTCCTACTGATGCAGGACGCCAGCCCGCGATGGCACCCGGTGGCCGTGACGGACGAGATGGCCTCCACCGTGACGGCCATAACTGGTCCCACCACGGGCTGGCTGTCGCTGCTCTCGGCTACCGAACGTGCGCGTGTGCTGGTGCTTACCGAGCGGCGATGGCACCGACTCGCGCCGTTGTCGGCGGCAGATGCGGATGCCCGTGGACGTCACCGGCTCGATGCTTCGCCGATGCCGTATCGCACCATGTCGTGCAGGCCCTCGGGTAGTAGATCTCTCATGAGGCCACGGTCCACGAACGTTGCTAACGATCGGCCGATTTCGTCTCCCGCTGCGTCGGCCAAGTCCTCATCGTGCGCGGCGTGCCACAACGCGTCCAGTGCGCGCGGGTCGTTCCAGTTCGCGAGGTCGACTGCGGCCTGGCACCGGAAATCCGGGTCCTCCGACTGGTCCAGCAGCACCGTGTGTAAGCGCTCGGCGCGCCAGTCCCACCGCGGTTGCCCGGCCGCCCGCAAGCCGTCGCGCAGTTCCCTGGGCGGCCGGTATCCGTGTTCTTCAACGTAATGCAGGATCATCATCGGCGCGGCGTAGATCTCCCCGTCGGGCAGGTAGTAGCGATACTCGCCGTTCCCCTCGAATGCCCCACAGAAGTCACAGTCGTGCCAGCCGAGCGTGACGCTGCCGATCCGCCAGGAGGCAACCCTGAGCCGCTCCATCTCGGCACCAGTCATCGGCGCCGCGCCAGCGCCCTGCACCCCGTAACGGGGCCCCAGCCACCCTACGGCCCGCATCGGCAGCGGAAAGTCGAGGTAGTCGTACGGCGACAGGTCGAAGTACTCCACGCCACGATCATCCGGCATGCAACGTCTGATGTCTTCGTTGCCTTCGGTGACGAGCCGCTCCTCGGCAGATCCGCACA
The nucleotide sequence above comes from Micromonospora pallida. Encoded proteins:
- a CDS encoding VirB4 family type IV secretion system protein — its product is MGIRRSRAHPNGTAPSGGAAAGLASAVAPASVEVTPRWLRVGDGYTATLVVTGYPAEVGPAWLEPLLSYPGRVDVTLHIEPLPAPVAAARLRRQRARLESSRRADAERGKLVDPYTEAAAQDATDLADRLARGAAKLFRVGLYVTVHARSEEELLQACARVKAAAASTLLEVQPATWRQLAGWTTTLPLASDGLRMPRTMDTAALAAAFPLASPDLPAPLPGEPAATGGVLYGTNPAGNGVVWWDRFAQDNYNSVVLARSGAGKSYFVKLETLRHLYTGVEVSIIDPEDEYLRLADAVGGTVVRLGAAGVRVNPLELPAGDTRPDVLTRRGLFLHTLISVLVGHLPPPAERAALDRAILAVYRQAGITADPRTRRRPAPLLRDLAATLAADTDPAAAQLAARLSPWVDGSFKDLFDGPTTTRPDGHLVVWSLRQLPDELRTVGTLLALDSIWRQVDAPPAGGPPPRRIVVVDEAWLLMRDGEGAKFLFRLSKAGRKRHTGLTVVTQDAADLLGTDLGQAAVANAATQILLRQAPQAINAVGDAFNLTAGERRLLLAAPRGHGLLVSGTNRTAFQAISSTAEHPLATGGLEFIESDDDS
- a CDS encoding PrgI family protein; this translates as MTDNDSVDVVDRTRMPADVDAPDKVAYGLTWRQLAILAVAGMLFYGAWNGLRPVVPAQVIVFAGVVFGGVVFGLVVGRRDGLPMDVWLLHAVRHSRSPKGLSSAGESAVGVPEWVQRPKGRIPLPAPLRLPADAIGDDGEITVGGDRAAIVAATNINLTLRTASEQAALIEGFGRWLNSLSAPTQVLVSAQPVDLASHARAVADAARTLPHPALEAACADHAVFLADLAEHRDPLRRQVLVITRTAPGEQGSHVARRRADDSVRALSGLGVTARALDGAAATAALVAAADPYRPPRPGGLAAPDAVITLTANSRKP
- a CDS encoding conjugal transfer protein TrbL family protein, which gives rise to MGGILDQVLEWLIEAVLACLNAVFGLITDVLLTTPQVTALPQVQALTGRSIWIVDTAFVLVFVAAGVMIMVSGGDERSRYTVKDLAPRLVVGFVAAHFSQLFCGELITLANALTGAISEGNYNGDSAFGAVRNHIEIGRDPTAPLLFLILVLAITVLIVMTAFQLIGRFVALLVMTAIAPLPLACHAVPALEGVARMWWRAYGGCLLIPTAQAFTLTAGQWMLLDSAHLLPVLGLPVEPGGVLNLFIVIVLLWTTVKIPSLVGRWVGQGGRAGSNALGAVVRVVVVQQLTRSVPGLNTLRRVMK
- a CDS encoding pilin — its product is MLRIRTNKIVRLPVIRRVGAAVGAAVLVLAAPSAAQAAPGDVAYLAANTLPVVIANLQTQIMLLLAGIATLFLVLAGVYWATAGGDPGQVDKAKSALRNALVGYGLAVLAPVLLQFVQGIVGG
- a CDS encoding TRM11 family SAM-dependent methyltransferase; this translates as MTGVPEPSTNNTTATPGLNETTAAWPQDLSVWATAQSTGPVQRRGRYVPQSVKHPARMLPAIAAHAVRSYTQPGDLVFDPMCGIGTTIVEAIHAGRDAIGVEYESRWSDIADANIAHAHRHGATGRGSVIRGDATRLTALLPAALQGQVSLVVTSPPYGPTVHGLVRPGADGVAKFDNRYGEDKGNLAYRSSLAGLVDGFTDILRGCHALLRPGGVVVVTARPWRKRGELVDLPSAVLAAGTAAGFTPLERCVALLAAVRDGQLVARPSFFQLQQVRKARAGGVPMHLIAHEDVLVLGKPQPPEPRTEVVA
- a CDS encoding DNA cytosine methyltransferase is translated as MSVAHTTGPRIGSLCSGYGGLDLAVELVLGGHLAWYAETDRHATTVLAYHWPHIPNLGDIRAVDWTQAEPIDILTAGFPCQDISNAGKRAGITGEHSSLWTHVARAVRDLRSSLVFVMTADVYTSVLQDMKTTTAEATTKIIPRRNRPKAA
- a CDS encoding HEAT repeat domain-containing protein, with the protein product MEYFDLSPYDYLDFPLPMRAVGWLGPRYGVQGAGAAPMTGAEMERLRVASWRIGSVTLGWHDCDFCGAFEGNGEYRYYLPDGEIYAAPMMILHYVEEHGYRPPRELRDGLRAAGQPRWDWRAERLHTVLLDQSEDPDFRCQAAVDLANWNDPRALDALWHAAHDEDLADAAGDEIGRSLATFVDRGLMRDLLPEGLHDMVRYGIGEASSR